One part of the Mangrovibacillus cuniculi genome encodes these proteins:
- the cymR gene encoding cysteine metabolism transcriptional regulator CymR, whose protein sequence is MKISTKGRYGLTIMIELTKRHGEGPTSLKTIAQKHELSEHYLEQLIAPLRNAGLVRSIRGAYGGYKLAKEPQEISAGDIIRVLEGPISPVEGIEDEEPAKRQLWIRIRDAVKDVLDSTTLEDMANFTEDGESDPYMFYI, encoded by the coding sequence ATGAAGATATCGACGAAAGGCCGTTACGGGCTTACGATTATGATTGAATTAACGAAAAGACATGGGGAAGGACCTACGTCTTTAAAAACGATTGCGCAAAAGCATGAACTATCAGAGCATTACTTAGAACAATTAATTGCACCACTTCGAAATGCGGGATTAGTTCGAAGTATTCGTGGTGCTTATGGTGGATATAAATTAGCGAAAGAACCACAAGAGATATCGGCAGGAGATATTATTCGTGTATTAGAGGGTCCTATCTCACCTGTAGAAGGAATAGAAGATGAAGAACCGGCAAAACGTCAATTATGGATTCGAATTCGCGATGCTGTGAAAGATGTATTAGATTCTACTACATTAGAAGATATGGCTAATTTCACTGAAGATGGAGAATCTGATCCATATATGTTCTATATTTAA
- a CDS encoding cysteine desulfurase family protein has product MKTIYLDHAATSPMHPDVVSEMMEVMTSVHGNPSSIHSFGRVARHQVDQARAVLASSIRAKEQEIIFTSGGTESDNLAIFGVAKAMANKGRHLITTEVEHHAVLHAFQALEKEGFSVTYLPVDHDGRISVDQLNEVITEETTLVSIMYGNNEVGTIQPIKEIGHLLKDKEVYFHTDAVQAYGVEFLDVNELNVDLLSTSSHKINGPKGIGFLYVREGTPLAVQQFGGEQERKRRAGTENVASIAGFKRAVEIAQSTIEEKRNQYEAWKKTFIGVLQEAEVDFKQNGSLEHSLPHVLNLSIPGAHVESLLVNLDLAGVAVSSGSACTAGSIDPSHVLVAMYGKYADELTNSVRFSFGFSTTEEEVEEAAKRLVNIIERWKK; this is encoded by the coding sequence ATGAAGACAATTTATTTAGATCATGCAGCCACATCTCCTATGCACCCAGACGTTGTCTCTGAGATGATGGAAGTGATGACATCTGTTCACGGAAATCCATCGAGCATCCATTCATTTGGACGAGTAGCTCGTCATCAGGTTGATCAAGCAAGGGCGGTGTTAGCCTCTAGTATCCGAGCAAAAGAACAAGAGATCATTTTTACTAGTGGTGGAACAGAATCGGATAATTTAGCGATTTTCGGTGTGGCGAAGGCTATGGCAAATAAAGGTCGTCATCTTATCACAACCGAAGTGGAACATCATGCAGTACTTCACGCTTTTCAGGCTTTAGAAAAAGAAGGATTTTCTGTCACTTATTTGCCTGTTGATCATGATGGACGTATTAGTGTTGATCAATTGAATGAGGTAATCACAGAGGAGACTACATTAGTATCTATTATGTATGGGAACAATGAAGTTGGTACGATACAGCCCATTAAAGAAATTGGTCATCTGCTAAAGGATAAAGAAGTCTATTTTCATACAGATGCTGTACAAGCATATGGTGTGGAATTTCTAGATGTAAATGAGCTGAATGTTGATTTACTCTCGACTTCTTCTCATAAAATTAATGGGCCAAAGGGAATTGGTTTCCTTTATGTTAGAGAAGGCACTCCATTAGCTGTTCAGCAGTTTGGAGGAGAACAAGAACGAAAGCGTCGTGCTGGGACGGAGAATGTAGCAAGTATCGCTGGTTTTAAACGAGCTGTAGAAATTGCTCAATCTACTATAGAAGAAAAACGAAATCAATATGAGGCATGGAAGAAAACATTTATAGGTGTCTTACAAGAAGCAGAAGTAGACTTTAAGCAAAACGGTTCGCTTGAGCATTCCTTACCTCACGTGTTAAACTTAAGCATTCCTGGCGCACATGTAGAGTCTTTACTAGTTAATTTAGATTTAGCTGGTGTAGCGGTATCGAGTGGATCAGCTTGTACAGCAGGCTCCATTGACCCATCTCATGTGTTAGTTGCCATGTATGGAAAGTACGCGGATGAATTAACTAATTCCGTTCGTTTTAGCTTTGGATTTTCCACTACGGAAGAGGAAGTAGAAGAAGCAGCTAAGCGATTGGTGAACATTATAGAGCGATGGAAAAAATAA
- a CDS encoding tetratricopeptide repeat protein, producing the protein MDLHQEGIELMKEGKWEEAANCFNKAIELEPSNPLGYANFGNLLVAVNDLERAKAFYQKTIELDPTFAAAYYSLGNVAYEESLYDEAAAHYQKAIQNGLETNEVFAMLGISFMNMEQTKLAIPYLQRAVELEPSDVDATFQLGIGYAKNEFFDLAIEQLEKVIELSPNHVDGHYNLGAAYAMGTENKEKAIEHLKKTIELEPRHDFAQSLLMMIESN; encoded by the coding sequence ATGGATCTGCATCAAGAAGGAATTGAATTAATGAAAGAAGGAAAATGGGAGGAAGCGGCTAATTGTTTTAATAAAGCAATTGAATTAGAGCCGTCCAATCCACTTGGCTACGCTAACTTCGGAAACTTGCTTGTTGCTGTTAACGACTTAGAACGAGCAAAAGCCTTTTACCAAAAAACAATTGAACTAGATCCTACATTTGCAGCTGCTTATTATAGCCTTGGGAACGTTGCCTATGAAGAATCACTTTATGACGAAGCTGCAGCACACTATCAAAAAGCCATTCAGAATGGATTAGAAACAAATGAAGTCTTTGCCATGTTAGGGATTAGCTTTATGAACATGGAGCAAACAAAACTTGCCATTCCATATCTTCAACGTGCTGTAGAATTGGAGCCTTCAGATGTGGATGCGACTTTTCAACTTGGAATTGGCTATGCGAAAAATGAATTCTTTGACCTAGCGATAGAGCAATTAGAAAAAGTAATTGAATTATCTCCCAATCATGTAGATGGGCATTACAATCTTGGTGCAGCTTATGCTATGGGTACAGAAAATAAAGAAAAGGCTATCGAACATTTGAAGAAAACGATAGAATTAGAACCACGTCATGACTTTGCACAAAGTTTATTGATGATGATTGAATCGAATTAA
- the alaS gene encoding alanine--tRNA ligase, translating into MKSLTGAQIRQMYLDFFSEKGHRIEPSASLVPHEDPSLLWINSGVATLKKYFDGRVVPENPRITNAQKSIRTNDIENVGKTARHHTFFEMLGNFSIGEYFKKEAIEWAWEFLTDKKWIGFDPEKLSVTTHPEDEEAFKLWHEGIGIPAERIIRLEGNFWDIGEGPSGPNTEIFYDRGPEYGDDKNDPELYAGGENERYLEIWNLVFSQFNHNPDNTYTPLPKKNIDTGMGLERMACVVQNVPTNFDTDLFMPIIRATESLANVSYGTKGDTDTAYKVIADHIRTVSFAVGDGALPSNEGRGYVLRRLLRRAVRYAKAIGIERPFMFELVPVVAEIMVDFYPEVKEKTAFIQKVVKNEEERFHETLTEGLAILSTLLEEASKSESRQIKGTDVFRLYDTYGFPVELTEEYAEEKGLTIDSEGFQVEMEKQRERARSARQDTGSMQVQGGVLGDVKVESEFVGYSQLAVHSRVVTLVQNGEFVENVEAGEEAQIILNQTPFYAESGGQVGDKGTLTGDGVKVEVLDVVKAPNGQSLHKVKVLEGTLENDKELLAKVATDIRSSVIKNHTATHLLHQALKDVLGEHVNQAGSLVQPDRLRFDFSHFGQVQAEELELIEQKVNEQIWKNVQVDISNKSLAEAKEMGAMALFGEKYGDVVRVVQIGDYSLELCGGCHVANTAEIGLFKLIGESGIGAGTRRIEAVTGAQAYGYMKEQVDTLKTAASLVKAKPADLVTRVESLLAELKEAQRENESLAAKLSNIEAGQLIDQVKEVNGVRYLAQLVNVADMNTLRTMADELKQSIESGIVVLATTGEGKVNFIATVTPDLVKEGYQAGKLVKELASICGGGGGGRPDMAQAGGKQPEKVNESLQFVETWITNVK; encoded by the coding sequence ATGAAATCATTAACAGGTGCACAAATTCGTCAAATGTACTTAGATTTCTTTTCAGAAAAAGGACATCGTATTGAGCCAAGTGCTTCACTAGTACCACATGAGGACCCATCTTTACTTTGGATTAACTCAGGGGTTGCGACACTTAAGAAATACTTTGATGGACGTGTAGTCCCAGAGAATCCACGTATAACAAACGCGCAAAAATCGATTCGTACTAACGATATTGAAAACGTAGGGAAAACTGCTCGTCACCATACTTTCTTTGAAATGTTAGGGAATTTCTCTATCGGAGAATATTTCAAAAAAGAAGCAATCGAATGGGCATGGGAATTCTTAACGGATAAGAAGTGGATTGGCTTTGATCCAGAGAAGCTTTCTGTTACGACCCACCCAGAAGACGAAGAAGCGTTTAAACTATGGCATGAAGGTATTGGGATTCCAGCTGAGCGAATCATCCGTCTAGAAGGAAACTTTTGGGATATAGGAGAAGGCCCAAGTGGACCAAATACAGAAATCTTCTATGATCGTGGACCAGAATATGGCGACGATAAAAATGATCCTGAATTATATGCAGGTGGAGAGAATGAACGTTATTTAGAAATATGGAACTTAGTGTTCTCGCAATTCAACCACAATCCAGACAATACGTATACACCTCTACCGAAGAAAAATATTGATACTGGTATGGGATTAGAGCGTATGGCATGTGTCGTACAAAACGTACCTACGAACTTTGATACAGATCTATTTATGCCGATTATCCGCGCAACGGAATCATTAGCAAATGTGAGCTATGGTACAAAAGGTGATACGGATACAGCGTATAAAGTTATTGCTGACCACATCCGTACAGTTTCGTTTGCAGTTGGCGACGGTGCACTTCCATCTAACGAAGGTCGTGGATACGTGCTACGTCGTTTACTACGCCGTGCTGTTCGTTACGCAAAAGCTATTGGGATTGAAAGACCATTCATGTTTGAATTAGTACCTGTAGTAGCAGAAATTATGGTCGACTTCTACCCAGAGGTAAAAGAAAAAACAGCATTCATCCAAAAAGTTGTAAAGAATGAAGAAGAGCGATTCCATGAAACCCTAACGGAAGGTCTTGCAATTCTTTCTACACTGTTAGAAGAAGCTAGTAAGTCTGAATCTCGTCAAATTAAAGGAACGGATGTTTTCCGTCTTTATGATACGTACGGATTCCCTGTTGAATTAACAGAAGAATACGCAGAAGAAAAAGGATTAACGATTGATTCTGAAGGTTTCCAAGTCGAGATGGAAAAACAAAGAGAACGAGCTCGTTCAGCACGTCAAGATACAGGAAGCATGCAAGTACAAGGTGGCGTTCTTGGTGATGTGAAAGTGGAAAGTGAGTTCGTTGGATACTCTCAATTAGCTGTTCATTCACGTGTTGTAACACTTGTGCAAAACGGCGAATTTGTAGAGAATGTAGAAGCTGGTGAAGAAGCGCAAATTATCCTTAACCAAACTCCTTTCTATGCAGAAAGCGGTGGACAAGTTGGAGATAAAGGTACTCTTACTGGTGATGGTGTGAAAGTAGAAGTGCTAGATGTAGTAAAAGCTCCAAACGGTCAATCTTTACACAAAGTGAAAGTGTTAGAAGGTACGCTTGAAAATGACAAGGAATTATTGGCTAAAGTAGCAACTGATATTCGTAGCAGCGTTATTAAAAATCACACAGCTACTCACCTATTACACCAAGCATTAAAAGATGTATTAGGAGAGCATGTAAACCAAGCAGGATCACTAGTTCAACCAGACCGCCTTCGTTTTGACTTCTCACACTTTGGTCAAGTTCAAGCAGAGGAACTGGAGTTAATTGAACAAAAAGTAAATGAACAAATTTGGAAGAACGTACAAGTAGATATCTCCAATAAATCTCTAGCGGAAGCAAAAGAAATGGGGGCTATGGCTCTATTTGGAGAAAAGTACGGTGATGTTGTCCGTGTCGTTCAAATTGGAGATTACTCGTTAGAACTTTGTGGTGGTTGTCACGTAGCAAACACTGCAGAGATTGGTTTATTCAAGCTGATTGGAGAAAGTGGAATTGGAGCGGGAACGAGACGTATCGAGGCTGTAACAGGTGCTCAAGCATATGGCTATATGAAAGAACAAGTCGATACATTAAAAACTGCTGCAAGTCTTGTGAAAGCTAAGCCAGCTGACCTTGTAACTAGAGTGGAATCACTTCTAGCTGAGTTAAAAGAAGCGCAACGTGAAAATGAATCTTTAGCTGCAAAATTATCAAATATCGAAGCTGGCCAATTAATAGATCAAGTAAAAGAAGTGAACGGGGTTCGTTACCTTGCTCAACTAGTAAATGTAGCGGATATGAACACTCTTCGTACAATGGCTGACGAACTGAAGCAGTCTATCGAATCTGGTATCGTGGTATTAGCTACTACTGGAGAAGGGAAAGTAAACTTTATCGCTACTGTTACTCCTGACTTAGTAAAAGAAGGTTACCAAGCTGGAAAGCTGGTAAAAGAGTTAGCTTCTATTTGCGGCGGTGGTGGCGGTGGTCGTCCAGACATGGCGCAAGCAGGTGGAAAACAACCAGAAAAAGTGAATGAATCTCTGCAATTTGTGGAAACATGGATTACGAACGTTAAGTAA
- the mnmA gene encoding tRNA 2-thiouridine(34) synthase MnmA → MKAPHETRVVVGMSGGVDSSVAALLLKQQGYDVIGIFMKNWDDTDENGVCTATEDYNDVIRVCNQIGIPYYAVNFEKQYWDKVFTYFLDEYKAGRTPNPDVMCNKEIKFKAFLEHAMSLGADYLATGHYARVERNETGVKMLRGLDQNKDQTYFLNQLTQDQLEKVMFPIGDIDKKRVREIALEAGLATATKKDSTGICFIGERDFKEFLQGYLPAQPGVMKTLAGEEKGKHDGLMYYTIGQRHGLGIGGSGEPWFVVGKDLEKNVLFVEQGFDHPSLYSDSITATNVSFVAKETKTEPFTCTAKFRYRQPDTNVTVYPQENGDMKVVFDEPVRAVTPGQAVVFYDGDECLGGGTIDHIFQQEKRLMYVG, encoded by the coding sequence ATGAAAGCACCACATGAAACACGCGTGGTGGTTGGGATGTCTGGTGGAGTGGACTCCTCTGTTGCAGCGTTACTTTTAAAGCAACAAGGGTACGATGTCATCGGTATTTTTATGAAAAACTGGGATGACACCGACGAGAATGGCGTTTGTACAGCTACGGAAGATTATAATGACGTAATCCGAGTATGTAATCAAATTGGCATTCCCTATTACGCGGTTAATTTTGAAAAACAATATTGGGATAAGGTGTTTACGTATTTCTTAGATGAATATAAAGCTGGTAGAACACCAAATCCAGATGTTATGTGTAATAAAGAAATAAAGTTTAAAGCCTTTTTAGAACATGCAATGAGTTTAGGTGCTGATTACTTAGCTACAGGACATTACGCTCGTGTAGAACGCAATGAAACTGGAGTGAAAATGCTTCGTGGACTTGATCAAAATAAAGATCAAACGTATTTCCTCAATCAGCTAACACAAGACCAATTAGAGAAAGTTATGTTTCCGATTGGTGATATTGATAAAAAGCGTGTTCGTGAGATTGCTTTAGAAGCTGGATTAGCTACTGCTACAAAGAAAGATTCTACTGGAATTTGCTTTATTGGTGAACGTGACTTTAAAGAATTCTTACAAGGTTATCTGCCAGCTCAACCTGGTGTTATGAAGACATTAGCTGGTGAAGAAAAAGGGAAACATGACGGACTAATGTATTACACAATTGGTCAACGTCATGGTTTAGGTATCGGTGGATCAGGTGAACCATGGTTTGTTGTAGGGAAAGACCTGGAAAAGAATGTATTATTCGTGGAGCAAGGATTTGATCACCCTTCTCTATATTCTGATTCCATCACAGCTACGAATGTTTCCTTTGTAGCGAAAGAAACCAAAACAGAACCGTTCACATGTACGGCTAAATTCCGCTATCGCCAACCTGATACAAACGTAACAGTGTATCCGCAAGAAAATGGCGACATGAAGGTAGTGTTTGACGAACCGGTACGTGCAGTAACTCCTGGACAAGCTGTTGTTTTCTACGACGGAGACGAATGTCTAGGTGGAGGAACAATCGATCATATCTTCCAACAAGAAAAGCGTTTAATGTATGTTGGGTGA
- a CDS encoding ATP-dependent RecD-like DNA helicase produces the protein MGQDSMQQKEPYVKGRLLVTIFYNESNLYSVVRIRVEETNTSWAERELMVTGYFPSLEEETTYTFYGQLKEHPKFGPQFHVSRFQKEMPQSKQGTIQYLSSDLFEGIGKKTAERIVDHIGEGALRKILADPSILDDVPQLAKTKAESLINSLKEHQGLEHVMVGLTDLGFGPQLSMKIFSLYKEDSLSVIEKNPYILVEDIEGIGFKRADQIGIQLGFTGGHPDRMKAAILHLLDDLTYKEGHTYVEAEELLPAVVELLAHHQEEIPFEDISKQVLALGEEGKIIIEERKIFMPSLYFSEKGLVTSIERILADDSFLDEFPESEFLLALGELEEALGVEYAPSQKEAIEKALKSGMMILTGGPGTGKTTVIKGIVEIYSKLHGKPLDKKEYKEEEVYPYVLVAPTGRAAKRMQESTGLNAMTIHRLLGWKGQEEEQEEEDDEPVPFIKGSLLIIDESSMVDSWLAHQLFKRIPKGMQVIMVGDDDQLPSVGPGQVLKDLIESNVIPTVQLTDIYRQAEGSSIIELAHSMKEGTVPANLTEPQKDRSFIQCTTAQLPDVVEKVVANATKKGYALRDIQVLAPMYRGAAGIDELNKRLQEIVNPNLDGKRKELKFGEVVFRIGDKVLQLVNQPEQNVFNGDMGEVISIFYAKENTEKEDMVIVSYDGNEVTYTRQDLNQITHAFCCSIHKSQGSEFPIVIIPVVRGYYRMLRRNLLYTAITRSKRFLILCGETSAFRLGVERTDDLQRRTMLKSMLQLLGTGGDEEMEHVALTEDTWEKVNPMIGMENVTPNDFELNS, from the coding sequence ATGGGGCAAGATTCCATGCAACAAAAAGAGCCATATGTGAAAGGGAGACTTCTTGTTACCATCTTTTACAACGAGTCTAATTTATATTCCGTCGTCCGCATCCGTGTAGAAGAAACAAATACCTCTTGGGCGGAACGTGAACTTATGGTGACGGGATACTTTCCCTCTCTAGAAGAGGAAACAACCTATACCTTTTATGGTCAGTTAAAAGAGCATCCAAAATTTGGGCCTCAATTCCATGTTTCTAGATTTCAAAAGGAAATGCCACAGTCCAAGCAAGGTACGATTCAATATCTTTCGAGTGATTTGTTTGAAGGAATCGGTAAAAAGACCGCTGAACGCATAGTTGACCACATCGGTGAAGGAGCATTACGAAAGATTCTAGCGGATCCAAGTATCTTAGATGATGTGCCACAGTTAGCGAAAACCAAAGCGGAAAGTTTGATTAATTCCTTAAAAGAGCATCAAGGTTTGGAACACGTCATGGTCGGATTGACTGACTTAGGCTTTGGTCCGCAGCTTTCCATGAAAATATTCTCATTATATAAAGAAGATTCTTTAAGTGTTATTGAGAAAAACCCATACATATTAGTGGAGGACATCGAAGGAATTGGTTTTAAAAGAGCTGACCAAATTGGTATTCAGCTAGGTTTTACAGGTGGTCATCCTGATCGAATGAAAGCGGCCATTCTTCATTTACTCGATGATCTCACATATAAAGAAGGCCATACATATGTCGAAGCAGAGGAATTACTTCCTGCTGTAGTAGAGTTACTTGCTCATCACCAAGAAGAAATCCCTTTTGAAGATATCTCTAAGCAAGTTTTAGCACTAGGAGAAGAAGGGAAAATTATTATAGAGGAACGTAAAATATTTATGCCCTCTTTGTATTTTTCTGAAAAAGGACTAGTGACGAGCATAGAGCGTATCTTAGCAGATGATTCTTTCTTAGATGAGTTCCCTGAATCTGAATTCTTGTTAGCGTTAGGTGAATTGGAAGAAGCGCTTGGAGTAGAATACGCACCTTCTCAAAAAGAAGCAATTGAAAAGGCGTTAAAGTCAGGGATGATGATTTTAACTGGCGGTCCAGGTACAGGGAAAACAACTGTTATTAAGGGAATTGTTGAAATCTATAGTAAGCTACATGGAAAGCCACTTGATAAAAAGGAATATAAAGAAGAGGAAGTATACCCTTATGTCCTAGTCGCTCCAACAGGTCGTGCAGCAAAACGTATGCAAGAATCAACTGGCTTAAACGCTATGACTATTCATCGTTTGTTAGGTTGGAAAGGGCAAGAGGAAGAACAAGAAGAAGAGGATGATGAGCCAGTTCCGTTTATCAAAGGATCACTACTAATAATCGACGAATCCTCGATGGTAGATAGTTGGTTAGCTCATCAACTTTTCAAACGAATCCCTAAAGGCATGCAGGTAATTATGGTGGGGGATGATGACCAATTGCCATCTGTTGGACCTGGTCAAGTGCTAAAAGATTTAATTGAAAGTAACGTGATTCCAACGGTCCAGCTAACGGATATTTACCGTCAGGCGGAGGGTTCTTCGATCATCGAGTTAGCGCATTCTATGAAAGAAGGGACAGTCCCTGCTAACTTAACTGAACCGCAAAAAGATCGTAGTTTTATTCAATGTACGACAGCTCAATTACCAGATGTTGTGGAAAAAGTTGTGGCGAATGCTACGAAAAAAGGGTACGCACTAAGAGATATCCAAGTGTTAGCTCCGATGTACCGTGGGGCTGCAGGTATAGATGAGCTAAATAAAAGGCTGCAAGAAATTGTTAATCCTAATCTAGATGGCAAGCGGAAAGAACTGAAATTTGGAGAAGTGGTTTTCCGAATTGGTGATAAAGTTCTCCAACTTGTCAATCAACCAGAGCAAAATGTATTCAATGGAGATATGGGAGAAGTCATTTCTATCTTTTATGCAAAAGAAAACACAGAAAAAGAAGACATGGTGATTGTAAGTTATGACGGAAATGAAGTGACATACACACGGCAAGATCTCAATCAAATTACGCATGCATTCTGTTGCTCCATTCATAAATCTCAAGGAAGTGAATTCCCTATTGTAATTATTCCGGTGGTTCGCGGTTATTACCGAATGTTGCGTAGAAATTTACTATACACAGCTATCACTAGAAGTAAACGCTTCTTAATTCTTTGTGGAGAAACTTCAGCATTTCGACTTGGTGTGGAAAGAACGGATGATTTACAACGACGAACGATGTTAAAATCCATGCTTCAATTACTTGGCACCGGGGGCGACGAAGAAATGGAACATGTAGCTTTAACAGAAGATACATGGGAAAAGGTAAATCCAATGATTGGTATGGAAAACGTTACGCCGAATGATTTCGAGTTAAACTCATAA
- a CDS encoding AI-2E family transporter gives MQKIKSALWVTILIIAGLTVLYLLFLLQPVWKPFVHAILWLCVPFLVAAFISFLLHPVVEKVHRFGIHRGVTIAVIYALFFGGVGAAVYFGLPMFYQQLNELVAHVPTWTESYRNGLITIHEETQVYPDGVQEFVDRRIDAIETFAVGLVQKGLSLFAYVSTAILFLALIPFISFYLLKDFDVLKGWGKSISPQNWKDPLHKIVSGINDTLGGYIRGQFIVCVLIGGIATVALMLLDIKFSIVLGVFIGLTNIIPYFGPVVGAIPTIAIAATMSWSTVIWVIILIVALQFLEGNVLSPWIVGKSVHLHPLVILALLLVAGELAGLVGLLLVVPFFAVVRVIYHVLLDEKNKRAILKDT, from the coding sequence ATGCAAAAGATTAAATCTGCATTATGGGTGACCATTTTAATCATTGCTGGCTTAACTGTTCTCTATCTCCTTTTTTTATTACAACCAGTTTGGAAGCCTTTTGTTCATGCTATTCTTTGGTTGTGTGTGCCATTCTTAGTAGCTGCTTTTATTAGCTTTTTATTGCATCCAGTTGTGGAAAAGGTTCATCGTTTTGGCATTCATAGAGGAGTAACCATAGCAGTGATATATGCTTTATTCTTTGGTGGAGTTGGAGCTGCGGTGTATTTCGGCTTGCCAATGTTTTATCAACAATTAAATGAACTAGTTGCACATGTGCCCACATGGACAGAATCTTATCGGAACGGACTCATTACTATTCATGAAGAAACGCAAGTTTACCCAGATGGTGTACAAGAATTTGTTGATAGACGAATTGATGCTATAGAGACATTCGCGGTAGGACTTGTGCAAAAAGGGTTATCATTATTCGCTTATGTGTCAACTGCCATATTATTTTTGGCTTTAATTCCATTTATCTCTTTTTATCTTTTAAAAGACTTTGATGTATTAAAGGGATGGGGAAAAAGTATCTCTCCTCAAAACTGGAAAGACCCATTACATAAAATTGTTAGTGGGATTAATGATACGTTAGGTGGATATATCCGAGGTCAATTTATTGTTTGCGTTTTAATAGGAGGCATTGCAACTGTTGCTTTGATGTTATTAGATATTAAATTTTCCATCGTGCTGGGTGTATTTATTGGCTTGACCAATATTATCCCTTATTTCGGACCGGTTGTTGGGGCGATTCCTACCATAGCTATTGCTGCTACAATGTCCTGGAGTACGGTGATTTGGGTAATTATTCTAATCGTTGCGCTTCAATTTTTAGAAGGTAATGTCCTTTCCCCGTGGATTGTCGGTAAGAGTGTTCACTTACATCCACTTGTTATTCTTGCACTACTTTTAGTTGCGGGAGAACTAGCAGGACTTGTAGGATTATTGTTAGTCGTTCCGTTTTTTGCAGTTGTAAGAGTAATTTACCACGTGCTTTTAGATGAAAAAAATAAAAGGGCGATCCTAAAAGATACGTAA
- a CDS encoding DUF3918 family protein: MNKTIASILGIGIGVAASTYSRSMNKKSMKKWQKKLRKAIH; the protein is encoded by the coding sequence TTGAATAAAACGATTGCATCAATACTGGGAATCGGAATTGGAGTAGCAGCTTCCACGTATTCACGTTCTATGAACAAAAAGTCCATGAAAAAGTGGCAGAAAAAACTTCGCAAAGCCATTCATTAA